The Pelagicoccus sp. SDUM812003 genomic sequence TTTGCCTGCGGGGCCTCGCGGTTGATCTGGAAGATCTCCGGGGTGTCGAGCTCGTTCCCCTGGCCGAAGAGGCTGAAGGAGCAAGCGATCGCTGCTGAGACGGTCAAAAGGGTTTTTCTGGCGATGGCCATGATTGGGGGTGATGGGCTGGGTTATCGTTTGAAACGGGGGGTGAGGTCGGGGCGCAGTCCGTTGCCCGAGGCCCGGACTCCTGCCAAAGGATATAAGGATCGCGCCGGATCGTCCATCCCCCGATCAGGGGAAAGTCGGGTGATGCTGAGGCGCTTCAAGAGGCGGCTGCTAATGGGCGGATTCAGAAACGCCCCAGCGCTTTTCGACGCGCTCCAGTTCTTCGGCGCTGAGCGGGATCACCGAGCCATGGCGGAAATGGAACGGAAACGTGAAATCGTCGGCGGGTTCAAACCGCCCTGAGGCCAGGTCGCTGGTGACGAACGGCTGGTAGCCGGTGCCCTTGGAGTACTGGTCGAGAATAAGGCACCAACGGCCGGTTTCCGGATCGAGCTGGTAGCACTCCGGACCTTCGTAGCCGCGCAGGCGCGAAAGGGAGAAGCCGGATACGTCGCTCCAGGGACCCGAGAGGCGAGCGGCGGTCTCCATGGTGATGGACTTGTATTTCTCGTCCTTGGTGAAACGGTAGTAGTTTTCCCCATCGTTGATGATGGTGGTGTCGATCACGGTGGTCGGTTTTTCGATGAAGATGAACGGCTCCCCAAAGCTCACGAAGTCCGGCGTGCGGGCCGCCCAGATGCGGTGCTTGGCGAAGTCGTCGCGGCCGGTGGTGGAGGCCCAAAACACCAGGTATTCGCCATTCTCCTCGTCGTAGATCGCCTCCGGAGCCCATGTGCAACCGGCGTCTTCGGGGGCGACTTCCACTAGGCGCGGCTCGGACCAGTCCACCAGGTTGCTTGATTCGAAAACCACGATATTGTGGCTGCCCTCGGTCACGGCGCGGCCCCAGTCGGGGTTGAGGTTGATCGAGAGATCGGTGGCCACCATGTAGAACGTTTCGCCGTCGCGGGAGCGAAGCAGATAGGGGTCGCGCAGGCCTTTTTCACCTTTGTCGCTGACCAGCGCCGGCTCGCCGTCGTTGAGCGCCTTCCAATCCTGGCCGTTGCGGCTGACCGCGAAGTAGATTTGCTCGGTGAGCGGCGTTTGCTCGCCTTTGAAGGTCGCGAAGAGGTAGCCGGCTGGGTCGGCTGCCAGCAGGGCGGTGCCCATGGCGGCCAGCGATGCGAGCGAGGCCTTGAGCAAGGCGCTCAGGGGACGAAAGGAAGTGGGGGAAGGGAGCGGTGAGTTTCGATAGGGCATGACGTGTTTCGGCCGGGGTGATCGTTTCGGGCGGAGTATGGTGGCTATCATTTGGCGGGGTCGTGGATGGGCAAGCAGATCCAATTCCCCCATTTGGGGGAGGCGGGGCAGGGCGATCGCTGTCCTGATTTGGAGCTTGGCGAACGACTTCAGGGCTTCCGATTTCCTCAGAGGGCGCTCTCAGGAAGGCGGAAGCGAGCTCTCGAGCCGTCTCGATCGGAGGTGACCTCCAGGCGCACGTCGATGCGCTCCTTGAGTTCGGGCACGTGGGAAATGATGCCGACCAATCGACCTTTTTCTCGCAGGTCCATGAGGGATTTCAGGGCTTCGTCGAGGGCTTCCTGGTCTAGAGTGCCGAAGCCTTCGTCGATGAAGAGGGCTTCCATGCGGATGCCGCCGGCGTAGCTTTGCACCACGTCAGCCAGTCCGAGGGCTAGTGAGAGCGAGGCCAGGAATGACTCGCCGCCGGAGAGCGTATTGACGCTGCGGGTTTGCCCGGTGAACTCGTCGAAGACATCCAGATCCAAACCCGAGGCGCGGCGCATATCCTCGCGCTCGCGTCGACGCTCCAATCGATAGCGTCCGCGGCTCATGCGCTCCAGGCGAGTGGTGGCGGCCAGCAAGGTATCGTCGAGAAAGGCGGTCAGAACGAAACGCTGCAGGGTCATGCCGAGGGCGTTTCTGCCGTTGACCGCGTCGCTGACTCGTCCGGCCACGGAAAAGGTTTCCTCCAGCGCTCCGTAGGCCTTCTGGAGCTCCGCTAGGCGCAGCAGGGCTTTGTCCAAATCCTCTAGTTCCTTGATCGCGCCGGCGCGCTCGTCCCGTTTGCTCTGCAAGGCGGTTTCAGCCGCTCGAGCTCGGGCTTGGGTCGCTTCCAGATCGGGCGGCGCTTCGGCGTCGGCTTTGCGCAGCGCTTCCTCGGCCCGTCGGCTTCGGTCTCTCGCCGCGGCGAGACGCTTTTCGTGCTCCTCCAACTGCTCTTCCAGCCCTCGAAGAGTTTCGGGAGGCCGCTGAGCGGCTTGCCAGGCTTCATCGTTCTCGAAGGCCGCTGCCTGCAAGGCCTTTTGCCAAACCTCTTCCGCTTCCCGCGCCTCCTTGTCAGCTTTTTCGCCGCTCTTGGCTAGCGATTCGATGCGGGTCTGGGACTTTTGCAGCGATGTAAGGCTTTTCTGATACAGATCGTCGATTCGCTTGGTTTCGCGATCGATGGCCGAGATGTCTTTCTCCGCTTGATCGAGGCGTTTCTGTAGAGCCTGCGGCGCCCTCAGGTCCTCTGGAATGTCCTGCGAAAGATGGGAAACGGAGGTCTGGATCTGCGTCAGCTCGGTCTGCCCAGCCACGCGTTTCGCCTCCGCGGCTCGGTAGGCGGCTTGCGTTTCCGCGAGCTGTTTCTTGGCTTTCTCAAGAGCGTCTTCTGCGAGCTCGGAAACCAGTTTTCGGGCCTTCGCCAGCTGCTCGCTCAGCGTTCGGCTCTGATCCTGAAGCGCTTGAGGAGCCGTTTTGACCTCGGCCAGGGCCTCGCGTTTCGCCTTGAGCCGTTCGACTTCGGAATTGGCGAGCTTCCACTCCTCGCGGGCGTCTTCCAGACGCTTTTCGGTTTGGGCGACGGCGGTTCGGGCGGCTTTCAGCTTCTGCTCGGAGGGCAGGGAGTCTCCTTTGCTCAGATGCGGCGCGGGGTGGTGCTCGGATCCGCAAACTGGACAGGGCGTATTCGGAGTCAACTGGCTCGCCAGCACGGCGGCTTGTCCCGAGTCCCAGCGCTCTTGCTCTTCCTGCAGCTGCGTCTGCTGCTTCTTGAGCTCCTCCGACAGACGCAGCCCAGCGTCTTTCTTTT encodes the following:
- a CDS encoding glycoside hydrolase family 43 protein, yielding MPYRNSPLPSPTSFRPLSALLKASLASLAAMGTALLAADPAGYLFATFKGEQTPLTEQIYFAVSRNGQDWKALNDGEPALVSDKGEKGLRDPYLLRSRDGETFYMVATDLSINLNPDWGRAVTEGSHNIVVFESSNLVDWSEPRLVEVAPEDAGCTWAPEAIYDEENGEYLVFWASTTGRDDFAKHRIWAARTPDFVSFGEPFIFIEKPTTVIDTTIINDGENYYRFTKDEKYKSITMETAARLSGPWSDVSGFSLSRLRGYEGPECYQLDPETGRWCLILDQYSKGTGYQPFVTSDLASGRFEPADDFTFPFHFRHGSVIPLSAEELERVEKRWGVSESAH
- a CDS encoding AAA family ATPase, with the protein product MRPLRLTLEAFGPYARRQTLDFTDLGQHEFFLIHGPTGSGKTTLLDAMTYALYGETSGAGRSAAQMRSQQAGPEFETLVRFDFRIGAAIYRVERSPEQEVAKKRGTGTTKRPAEARLFRTQISGTDPGDGDDGWTPLATKAGLVNSEIARLLGFSAEQFRQVILIPQGRFREVLEADSKKREEILETLFGTGLYSKLAERLKAKARSIEEQARESERHKLALLQTHGVETPDALREKRASLRRHLSQIDTDLKPLLEKKEKTATELEGAKRLSEQFKEALAARKELSELKARKEEIEALRKQLTAARQASAIRSEREIWIRAKKQSSEIGAELESEKKQLPALNTALESARSLRENHQKESARKTALQERISQLQPLIAKLSIWTKANAEHEAKAKEAKSLSAEAERLLKAVAAGEEKLPEIEKRRAQALEAKSSIPKLEADLKSAQEQLAILKQAGELDTQLKPKLAELSKKKDAGLRLSEELKKQQTQLQEEQERWDSGQAAVLASQLTPNTPCPVCGSEHHPAPHLSKGDSLPSEQKLKAARTAVAQTEKRLEDAREEWKLANSEVERLKAKREALAEVKTAPQALQDQSRTLSEQLAKARKLVSELAEDALEKAKKQLAETQAAYRAAEAKRVAGQTELTQIQTSVSHLSQDIPEDLRAPQALQKRLDQAEKDISAIDRETKRIDDLYQKSLTSLQKSQTRIESLAKSGEKADKEAREAEEVWQKALQAAAFENDEAWQAAQRPPETLRGLEEQLEEHEKRLAAARDRSRRAEEALRKADAEAPPDLEATQARARAAETALQSKRDERAGAIKELEDLDKALLRLAELQKAYGALEETFSVAGRVSDAVNGRNALGMTLQRFVLTAFLDDTLLAATTRLERMSRGRYRLERRREREDMRRASGLDLDVFDEFTGQTRSVNTLSGGESFLASLSLALGLADVVQSYAGGIRMEALFIDEGFGTLDQEALDEALKSLMDLREKGRLVGIISHVPELKERIDVRLEVTSDRDGSRARFRLPESAL